The following proteins are encoded in a genomic region of Longimicrobium sp.:
- a CDS encoding alpha/beta fold hydrolase: MADRDENQEKARRDRRRERGLDAAGGEKPSRGRLGQAGRAAGLTAAAALAAYGVFLVGAGRSRQRPVTELPNALGMRLEYVPWGDVHYAFYSREGEGRPLVFVHSINAVASAHEMRPLVRALARGDRPIFALEWVGFGHSDRPEIMYTPEVLEDQLEHFLERVVRPAGGADVIGLSLGATYAAEVARRRPDLVRSLVALEPAGLGDDPAEVGRLRSKLAFMLPGVQRALYERLTTPDRIFEFARDQLFTPDFGVPDEFVEYAVETARVEGAARPLDDVVNGRLFVKEAMETYLRLRQPILVVHGTAESRRAAQIQRLPELEERPNVTVVGLPTGPLPHWERAAEVAERVRRFYEERLGDVEPAQA; encoded by the coding sequence ATGGCGGACCGCGACGAGAACCAAGAGAAAGCGCGCCGGGATCGGCGGCGGGAACGTGGCCTGGATGCGGCCGGCGGCGAGAAGCCCTCGCGCGGCCGGCTGGGCCAGGCTGGGCGTGCCGCGGGGCTGACCGCCGCGGCGGCGCTGGCGGCGTACGGCGTCTTCCTGGTGGGCGCGGGAAGGTCGCGCCAGCGCCCCGTGACCGAGCTCCCCAACGCGCTGGGGATGCGGCTGGAGTACGTGCCCTGGGGCGACGTGCACTACGCCTTCTACAGCCGCGAGGGCGAGGGAAGGCCGCTGGTCTTCGTGCACTCCATCAACGCGGTCGCCTCGGCGCACGAGATGCGGCCCCTGGTGCGCGCGCTGGCCCGCGGCGACCGGCCGATCTTCGCGCTGGAGTGGGTCGGCTTCGGCCACAGCGACCGCCCGGAGATCATGTACACGCCGGAGGTGCTGGAAGACCAGCTGGAGCACTTCCTTGAGCGCGTGGTGCGCCCCGCCGGCGGCGCGGACGTGATCGGCCTGTCGCTGGGCGCCACCTACGCCGCCGAGGTCGCCCGCCGCCGGCCGGACCTGGTGCGCTCGCTGGTCGCGCTGGAGCCCGCCGGCCTGGGCGACGACCCGGCCGAGGTGGGGCGCCTGCGCTCGAAGCTGGCCTTCATGCTCCCCGGCGTGCAGCGCGCACTGTACGAGCGCCTCACCACGCCGGACCGCATCTTCGAGTTCGCGCGCGACCAGCTCTTCACCCCCGACTTCGGGGTGCCGGACGAGTTCGTGGAGTACGCGGTGGAGACGGCGCGCGTGGAGGGCGCCGCCCGGCCGCTGGACGACGTGGTGAACGGCCGCCTCTTCGTAAAGGAGGCGATGGAGACGTACCTGCGCCTCCGCCAGCCGATCCTGGTGGTGCACGGCACCGCCGAGAGCCGCCGCGCGGCGCAGATCCAGCGCCTCCCCGAGCTGGAGGAGCGCCCGAACGTGACGGTGGTCGGGCTGCCCACGGGGCCGCTCCCGCACTGGGAGCGCGCCGCCGAGGTGGCCGAGCGCGTCCGCCGCTTCTACGAGGAGCGGCTGGGCGACGTGGAGCCGGCCCAGGCCTGA
- a CDS encoding electron transfer flavoprotein subunit alpha/FixB family protein — protein MAIFAFAETREGELRKVAQEVVTAARTLADGLGTEVVAAVLGKPGTSGVAADLGRYGADRVLAGESESFDKYHPEAFTTVIASYLKENGCEAALFPATSLGRDLAPRVAARMGVEYLSEVTALEVEGGQVVATRPKYAGKLNARVTVTGKPAVLALRPNSFNPAENARAGTVEPLAVSLEGADFGVIVREIRAAAGEKMDVAEAPVIVAGGRGLGSAENFKILEDLADAFHGRATVGASRAVVDAGWRPHAEQVGQTGKTVSPTLYFAVGISGAIQHLAGMRSSRYIVAINKDPEAPIFKVADYGIVGDLNQIIPRLAEEVRKVVG, from the coding sequence ATGGCAATATTCGCGTTCGCGGAGACGCGTGAGGGGGAGCTGCGCAAGGTGGCGCAGGAGGTGGTGACCGCCGCCCGCACCCTCGCGGACGGGCTGGGCACCGAGGTGGTCGCCGCCGTGCTGGGGAAGCCGGGCACCTCCGGCGTGGCCGCCGACCTGGGCCGCTACGGCGCGGACCGCGTGCTGGCCGGCGAGAGCGAGTCGTTCGACAAGTACCACCCCGAGGCGTTCACCACGGTGATCGCCAGCTACCTCAAGGAGAACGGGTGCGAGGCCGCCCTCTTTCCGGCCACGTCGCTGGGCCGTGACCTGGCGCCGCGCGTCGCCGCGCGCATGGGCGTGGAGTACCTCAGCGAAGTCACCGCCCTCGAAGTGGAGGGTGGGCAGGTGGTCGCCACGCGGCCCAAGTACGCGGGCAAGCTGAACGCGCGCGTCACCGTCACGGGCAAGCCGGCGGTGCTGGCGCTTCGCCCCAACTCCTTCAACCCCGCCGAGAACGCCAGGGCTGGCACCGTCGAGCCGCTCGCCGTCTCGCTGGAGGGCGCGGACTTCGGCGTCATCGTGCGCGAGATCCGCGCGGCGGCGGGGGAGAAGATGGACGTGGCCGAGGCGCCGGTGATCGTGGCCGGCGGGCGCGGGCTGGGGAGCGCCGAGAACTTCAAGATCCTCGAAGACCTCGCCGACGCCTTCCACGGCCGCGCCACCGTCGGCGCCTCTCGCGCGGTGGTGGACGCGGGTTGGCGCCCCCACGCCGAGCAGGTGGGGCAGACGGGCAAGACCGTGTCGCCAACGCTCTACTTCGCCGTCGGCATCTCGGGCGCCATCCAGCACCTGGCCGGCATGCGCTCGTCGCGCTACATCGTGGCGATCAACAAGGACCCCGAGGCCCCCATCTTCAAGGTGGCCGACTACGGCATCGTGGGCGACCTCAACCAGATCATCCCCCGCCTCGCCGAAGAGGTCCGCAAGGTCGTCGGCTGA
- a CDS encoding NADH-quinone oxidoreductase subunit N, whose protein sequence is MFADLFRTLGRPDVLDLARQPHYFWALLPEIVLALGAMGVLMVDVFQKGNRSEPSRPSVAWLALAALVLAGFANLALVNVTDRSDVGMVALDNFRMITNYIYLGSAALTLFLSMGYLDRRGINRGEFHVLVLFATLGMMLMGGARDLMLLFVGLEVMSVAIYVLVGFDRLDPRSSEGSLKYFLLGAFSSAFFLYGLALVWGTVGTTNLRGISQAVIGGAAPFGGIFLAGMALTMVGFAFKVAAMPFHMWTPDAYDGAPTPITALMSTGVKAAAFAAFIRMFVIGFGGAGDVWREPVFWLAVVTMFGANLIALTEGSVKRMLAYSSIAHAGYLLVALLAMSRAGVAAFLFYLVVYTIVTAGAFGMVIANARENGEERVALEDWAGFASQKPLLAGLFSIFLLSLAGFPLTAGFLGKLYILRAAVDAGLAPVAVLLVLASLISYFYYLRLIVVMYMRPARSADDHRHAWLPGPTRWAVTVAGVAVILLFFLGSRPMGWALKGADSLEWTPVRGATAAGVQPGTQTSLR, encoded by the coding sequence ATGTTCGCTGACCTTTTCCGGACGCTCGGGCGCCCGGACGTGCTGGACCTGGCCCGCCAGCCGCACTACTTCTGGGCGCTGCTCCCGGAGATCGTGCTGGCGCTGGGCGCCATGGGCGTGCTGATGGTGGACGTCTTCCAGAAGGGGAACCGTTCCGAGCCGTCGCGCCCCAGCGTGGCCTGGCTCGCGCTGGCGGCGCTGGTGCTGGCGGGGTTCGCCAACCTGGCGCTGGTGAACGTGACCGACCGCTCGGACGTGGGGATGGTGGCGCTGGACAACTTCCGGATGATCACCAACTACATCTACCTGGGGTCGGCGGCGCTCACCCTTTTCCTCTCCATGGGCTACCTGGACCGGCGCGGCATCAACCGCGGCGAGTTCCACGTGCTGGTGCTATTCGCCACCCTGGGGATGATGCTGATGGGCGGCGCGCGCGACCTGATGCTCCTCTTCGTGGGGCTCGAGGTGATGTCGGTGGCCATCTACGTCCTGGTGGGCTTCGACCGGCTGGACCCGCGCTCGTCCGAGGGGTCGCTCAAGTACTTCCTGCTCGGCGCCTTCTCCAGCGCCTTCTTCCTGTACGGCCTGGCGCTGGTGTGGGGGACGGTGGGGACGACGAACCTGCGCGGGATCTCGCAGGCGGTCATCGGCGGGGCGGCTCCCTTCGGCGGGATCTTCCTTGCCGGAATGGCGCTGACGATGGTGGGCTTCGCCTTCAAGGTGGCCGCCATGCCCTTCCACATGTGGACGCCCGACGCGTACGACGGCGCCCCCACGCCCATCACGGCGCTGATGTCCACGGGCGTCAAAGCGGCGGCGTTCGCGGCCTTCATCCGCATGTTCGTGATCGGCTTCGGCGGCGCGGGCGACGTGTGGCGCGAACCGGTGTTCTGGCTGGCGGTGGTCACCATGTTCGGCGCCAACCTGATCGCGCTCACCGAGGGGAGCGTCAAGCGGATGCTCGCCTACTCGTCGATCGCGCACGCCGGCTACCTGCTGGTGGCGCTGCTGGCGATGTCGCGGGCCGGGGTGGCGGCGTTCCTGTTCTACCTGGTCGTCTACACCATCGTGACGGCGGGGGCGTTCGGCATGGTGATCGCCAACGCGCGCGAGAACGGCGAAGAGCGGGTGGCGCTGGAAGACTGGGCGGGATTCGCGTCGCAGAAGCCGCTGCTGGCCGGGCTCTTCTCCATCTTCCTCCTCTCGCTGGCCGGCTTCCCGCTCACCGCGGGCTTCCTGGGGAAGCTGTACATCCTGCGCGCGGCGGTGGATGCGGGGCTGGCTCCGGTGGCGGTGCTCCTGGTGCTGGCGTCGCTGATCTCGTACTTCTACTACCTGCGCCTGATCGTCGTGATGTACATGCGTCCCGCGCGCTCGGCCGACGACCACCGCCACGCCTGGCTCCCCGGCCCCACCCGCTGGGCGGTGACAGTGGCGGGGGTGGCGGTGATCCTCCTCTTCTTCCTGGGCTCCAGGCCGATGGGGTGGGCGCTGAAGGGGGCCGATTCGCTGGAGTGGACCCCGGTGCGCGGCGCCACCGCGGCCGGGGTGCAGCCGGGGACGCAGACGTCGTTGCGGTAA
- a CDS encoding electron transfer flavoprotein subunit beta/FixA family protein gives MKSIVCVKRVPDTEARLRIAGDGGTVDPAGMKFVLNPYDEFAVEAALKHKEGAGSGEVTVMTVGGAESAETLRTALAMGADNAVLLKSAGGLEGLAVARALADEVKGREYDLLLFGLRAVDDDLQAVGPMTAELLGIPVTSAVTQFEVQDGKVVAQREIEGGTEVVELRMPCALTLTKGAYEPRYASLKGIMAAKKKPLEEKPAATGDSAAAAQQLSYPAERKAGRIVGQGADAVPELMRLLREEAKVL, from the coding sequence GTGAAGAGCATCGTGTGCGTGAAGCGCGTCCCGGACACCGAGGCGCGCCTTCGCATTGCGGGCGACGGGGGGACCGTCGACCCTGCCGGAATGAAGTTCGTGCTGAACCCGTACGACGAGTTCGCCGTCGAAGCCGCCCTGAAGCACAAGGAGGGAGCGGGCTCCGGCGAAGTGACCGTGATGACCGTGGGCGGCGCCGAATCGGCCGAGACGCTGCGCACCGCGCTGGCCATGGGCGCCGACAACGCCGTCCTCCTCAAGTCGGCGGGCGGCCTCGAAGGGCTGGCCGTGGCGCGCGCGCTGGCGGACGAGGTGAAGGGGCGCGAGTACGACCTCCTCCTCTTCGGCCTGCGCGCCGTGGACGACGACCTCCAGGCCGTCGGGCCGATGACCGCCGAGCTGCTGGGCATCCCGGTGACGAGCGCCGTCACGCAGTTCGAGGTGCAGGACGGCAAGGTGGTGGCGCAGCGCGAGATCGAGGGCGGCACCGAGGTGGTGGAGCTGCGCATGCCGTGCGCGCTCACCCTCACCAAGGGTGCCTACGAGCCGCGCTACGCGTCGCTCAAGGGGATCATGGCGGCCAAGAAGAAGCCGCTCGAGGAGAAGCCCGCCGCCACCGGCGACAGCGCCGCCGCCGCGCAGCAGCTCTCCTACCCGGCGGAGCGCAAGGCCGGCCGCATCGTGGGCCAGGGCGCCGACGCCGTGCCCGAGCTGATGCGGCTGCTTCGCGAAGAGGCCAAGGTACTGTAA